The Astyanax mexicanus isolate ESR-SI-001 chromosome 14, AstMex3_surface, whole genome shotgun sequence genome window below encodes:
- the b3gnt2b gene encoding N-acetyllactosaminide beta-1,3-N-acetylglucosaminyltransferase 2 isoform X1, with the protein MGVFQERKEDHSRQIKVKIATEVVSVSTMHGPRRKWKVFVFMMCAFVFIVVEVSRSTGQDKSDQSKIRIPSKPFWKKPVPHDAYWNRHQQKLDLENNPIINGPNITGGYRLPEWLNDTGGRNSCEPDFRVTTQVKDFSSLSDRFKDFLLYMQCRTYPMVVDHPEICKDQPFLLLAIKSLAPHFERRQAIRESWGKAGLMLNKTVVTVFLLGNASALDNFPDLSHMLKFESDRHRDLLQWDYRDSFFNLTIKEVLFLEWFNTRCSEASFLFKGDDDVFVNTLHIIEFLKNLSPDKAQDLFVGDVITNAGPHRDKKVKYFIPESMFVGSYPPYAGGGGYLYSGNVAKRLHGVMSKVALYPIDDVYTGMCLRKLGLAPEKHKGFRTFDIEEKYRNNPCAYKSLMLVHPRSPQDMIKIWGWLNDPTLNCQ; encoded by the coding sequence GTGGTGAGTGTCAGCACCATGCACGGACCGCGAAGGAAATGGAAGGTCTTTGTGTTCATGATGTGTGCTTTTGTCTTCATCGTGGTGGAGGTGTCGAGAAGCACCGGCCAGGATAAGAGCGATCAGAGCAAAATTCGGATCCCCTCCAAGCCATTCTGGAAAAAGCCGGTCCCTCATGATGCTTACTGGAACCGCCACCAGCAGAAATTGGACCTTGAGAACAATCCGATCATAAATGGACCAAACATCACAGGTGGCTACAGACTGCCTGAATGGCTTAACGACACGGGTGGCAGGAACTCCTGTGAGCCAGATTTTAGAGTCACTACACAGGTGAAGGACTTCAGCTCACTTTCAGATCGTTTTAAAGATTTCTTGCTGTACATGCAGTGCAGGACGTACCCCATGGTGGTGGACCACCCAGAAATATGCAAAGATCAGCCGTTTCTTCTCCTAGCCATCAAGTCGCTGGCGCCACACTTCGAGCGGCGTCAGGCAATACGAGAGTCTTGGGGTAAAGCTGGTCTCATGTTAAACAAAACTGTTGTTACTGTCTTTCTTCTCGGTAACGCCAGTGCTTTGGACAACTTCCCAGATTTATCACACATGTTAAAGTTTGAGAGCGATAGGCATAGAGACCTGCTGCAGTGGGACTACAGGGACTCCTTCTTTAACTTGACCATAAAAGAGGTACTTTTCCTTGAGTGGTTTAACACTCGATGTTCTGAAGCTAGCTTCTTATTCAAGGGTGACGACGATGTTTTTGTCAACACTTTACATATTATTGAATTCCTCAAGAACCTTTCCCCTGACAAAGCACAGGACCTGTTTGTCGGGGATGTGATCACAAATGCTGGACCTCACCGAGACAAAAAAGTTAAGTACTTTATCCCCGAGAGCATGTTTGTGGGGTCGTATCCACCGTACGCAGGTGGGGGAGGTTACTTGTACTCTGGAAACGTGGCCAAGAGGCTCCACGGGGTCATGAGCAAGGTTGCCCTCTACCCCATCGATGACGTCTACACGGGAATGTGCCTGAGGAAGCTGGGGCTCGCTCCCGAGAAGCATAAAGGCTTCCGCACCTTCGACATTGAGGAGAAGTACCGCAACAACCCGTGTGCCTATAAGAGTTTAATGCTGGTCCACCCAAGATCTCCACAAGACATGATCAAAATCTGGGGCTGGCTAAATGACCCAACGTTAAACTGTCAGTAA
- the b3gnt2b gene encoding N-acetyllactosaminide beta-1,3-N-acetylglucosaminyltransferase 2 isoform X2, which produces MHGPRRKWKVFVFMMCAFVFIVVEVSRSTGQDKSDQSKIRIPSKPFWKKPVPHDAYWNRHQQKLDLENNPIINGPNITGGYRLPEWLNDTGGRNSCEPDFRVTTQVKDFSSLSDRFKDFLLYMQCRTYPMVVDHPEICKDQPFLLLAIKSLAPHFERRQAIRESWGKAGLMLNKTVVTVFLLGNASALDNFPDLSHMLKFESDRHRDLLQWDYRDSFFNLTIKEVLFLEWFNTRCSEASFLFKGDDDVFVNTLHIIEFLKNLSPDKAQDLFVGDVITNAGPHRDKKVKYFIPESMFVGSYPPYAGGGGYLYSGNVAKRLHGVMSKVALYPIDDVYTGMCLRKLGLAPEKHKGFRTFDIEEKYRNNPCAYKSLMLVHPRSPQDMIKIWGWLNDPTLNCQ; this is translated from the coding sequence ATGCACGGACCGCGAAGGAAATGGAAGGTCTTTGTGTTCATGATGTGTGCTTTTGTCTTCATCGTGGTGGAGGTGTCGAGAAGCACCGGCCAGGATAAGAGCGATCAGAGCAAAATTCGGATCCCCTCCAAGCCATTCTGGAAAAAGCCGGTCCCTCATGATGCTTACTGGAACCGCCACCAGCAGAAATTGGACCTTGAGAACAATCCGATCATAAATGGACCAAACATCACAGGTGGCTACAGACTGCCTGAATGGCTTAACGACACGGGTGGCAGGAACTCCTGTGAGCCAGATTTTAGAGTCACTACACAGGTGAAGGACTTCAGCTCACTTTCAGATCGTTTTAAAGATTTCTTGCTGTACATGCAGTGCAGGACGTACCCCATGGTGGTGGACCACCCAGAAATATGCAAAGATCAGCCGTTTCTTCTCCTAGCCATCAAGTCGCTGGCGCCACACTTCGAGCGGCGTCAGGCAATACGAGAGTCTTGGGGTAAAGCTGGTCTCATGTTAAACAAAACTGTTGTTACTGTCTTTCTTCTCGGTAACGCCAGTGCTTTGGACAACTTCCCAGATTTATCACACATGTTAAAGTTTGAGAGCGATAGGCATAGAGACCTGCTGCAGTGGGACTACAGGGACTCCTTCTTTAACTTGACCATAAAAGAGGTACTTTTCCTTGAGTGGTTTAACACTCGATGTTCTGAAGCTAGCTTCTTATTCAAGGGTGACGACGATGTTTTTGTCAACACTTTACATATTATTGAATTCCTCAAGAACCTTTCCCCTGACAAAGCACAGGACCTGTTTGTCGGGGATGTGATCACAAATGCTGGACCTCACCGAGACAAAAAAGTTAAGTACTTTATCCCCGAGAGCATGTTTGTGGGGTCGTATCCACCGTACGCAGGTGGGGGAGGTTACTTGTACTCTGGAAACGTGGCCAAGAGGCTCCACGGGGTCATGAGCAAGGTTGCCCTCTACCCCATCGATGACGTCTACACGGGAATGTGCCTGAGGAAGCTGGGGCTCGCTCCCGAGAAGCATAAAGGCTTCCGCACCTTCGACATTGAGGAGAAGTACCGCAACAACCCGTGTGCCTATAAGAGTTTAATGCTGGTCCACCCAAGATCTCCACAAGACATGATCAAAATCTGGGGCTGGCTAAATGACCCAACGTTAAACTGTCAGTAA